A part of Arachis hypogaea cultivar Tifrunner chromosome 12, arahy.Tifrunner.gnm2.J5K5, whole genome shotgun sequence genomic DNA contains:
- the LOC112729062 gene encoding glycerol-3-phosphate acyltransferase RAM2-like, with protein MANSSAKTIATFPPVEKCNSIGRENHTIVADMDGTLLIGRSSFPYFALIAFEVGGYLRLLFFLLASPLAAILYHFVSESAGIQVLIFTSMAGMRFSSIESVARAVLPKFYSEDLHPETWRVFSSCGRKYVLTANPRVMVEPFLKEMLSADMVLGTELGSYKGRATGLVRKPGVLVGKNKEDVLKQTFGDERPDIGLGDKLSDAPFMALCKEAYIVLPKPKLKAVPSGKLPKPIIFHDGRLVQKPTPLNALLTLLWIPLGFPLACLRLAAATLLPMSLAYYALWLLGVYVTVKGTPPPPANKSNCQGGVLFVCNHRTMTDPVFLSIALGRPIPVVTYSISRFSEIIAPIKTVRLRRDRSADASMIKKLLQEGDLVICPEGTTCREPFLLRFSALFAELTDELVPVAMVNRMSMFHGTTARGWKGMDPLFLLMNPNPAYEITFLNKLPKELTCGSGRKMSIDVANYIQSLIAETLSYKCTSFTRKDKYKALAGNDGTVPIDKNPILKANKIMGC; from the exons ATGGCAAATAGTTCAGCCAAAACTATTGCTACTTTTCCACCAGTGGAAAAATGTAACTCTATAGGGAGAGAAAACCACACTATTGTGGCAGACATGGATGGAACTTTGCTCATAGGGCGAAGTTCCTTCCCATACTTTGCCCTAATCGCCTTTGAGGTCGGTGGGTACCTAAGGCTCCTCTTCTTTCTCTTGGCATCCCCCTTGGCTGCCATTCTATACCACTTTGTCTCCGAGTCTGCGGGAATTCAAGTCCTCATCTTCACCTCTATGGCGGGAATGAGGTTTTCCAGTATAGAGTCCGTAGCCCGTGCTGTGCTCCCCAAATTTTACTCTGAGGACCTCCATCCGGAGACATGGCGCGTGTTTTCGTCGTGCGGACGAAAGTACGTCCTCACGGCAAATCCACGGGTGATGGTAGAGCCATTTTTGAAGGAGATGTTGAGTGCGGACATGGTTTTGGGGACAGAGTTAGGAAGTTATAAGGGAAGAGCAACCGGACTTGTTCGCAAGCCTGGAGTTCTTGTTGGAAAAAATAAAGAGGATGTACTAAAACAAACCTTTGGTGATGAGAGACCAGATATTGGACTTGGAGATAAACTCAGTGATGCTCCTTTCATGGCTCTGTGCAAG GAAGCATATATTGTCCTTCCAAAACCAAAATTGAAGGCAGTGCCAAGTGGGAAGCTTCCAAAACCCATAATATTTCATGATGGAAGGCTTGTCCAAAAGCCAACACCTCTGAATGCATTGCTAACACTCCTTTGGATCCCTTTAGGGTTTCCCTTAGCCTGCCTCCGCTTGGCTGCCGCAACTCTCCTCCCTATGTCACTTGCCTACTATGCTTTATGGCTCCTCGGCGTTTATGTCACCGTCAAAGGAACGCCACCTCCGCCAGCAAATAAATCCAACTGCCAAGGTGGTGTCCTCTTCGTATGCAACCATAGAACCATGACTGACCCTGTTTTCCTCTCCATAGCTCTTGGTCGCCCTATACCGGTGGTAACCTACTCAATCTCCCGCTTCTCAGAGATAATCGCACCGATCAAGACAGTTAGGTTAAGACGCGACCGATCCGCAGATGCTTCAATGATTAAGAAGCTTCTACAAGAGGGTGACCTTGTAATTTGCCCCGAAGGGACAACTTGTAGGGAACCTTTCCTTCTAAGGTTTTCGGCCTTGTTCGCCGAGTTGACCGACGAATTGGTGCCAGTGGCAATGGTGAATAGGATGAGCATGTTCCATGGAACAACTGCTAGAGGGTGGAAAGGGATGGATCCACTCTTCTTACTCATGAACCCTAACCCAGCTTATGAGATAACGTTCTTGAACAAGTTGCCTAAGGAGTTGACTTGCGGGTCAGGTCGGAAAATGAGCATTGATGTAGCCAATTATATTCAGAGCCTCATTGCTG